A stretch of DNA from Electrophorus electricus isolate fEleEle1 chromosome 18, fEleEle1.pri, whole genome shotgun sequence:
GAGAGACACAAGTTAAaggttagaggttaggggtGTGTTGGGCACAGTGCTGAGTTGTTAGGTCCTCACCATCCAGGGGTTGTGCAGTAGGCTGAGCTGGAGCTGGTGGGCGACTGTCACACACGGTGTCCTGTCTCTCCCATCTCTGGAGGTGCAGGAGAGAACCAGGACAGGGCGTGACGCGGGACCCCAGGTGGGCTGCAGCATGGCCTGCACCTGAGCAATCTCCTCCTCCGCACCGGCTGCTCTCCacaggaaataaaacaacagagtACAACAAAAtgacgacacacacacacacaaaaacacacagagtagATACTCAGTTTTCTATGTGGCATTACTGCGCCATAGGTTATCTGTGAATAGAGAACAAGAGCAAACACAAGATGACATCACACTCAAGAGCAAACACAAGATGACATCACACTCAACCCTGTCTAGCACGTTTCAGCTTTTCCAAAGATGACAGAGATAAGTGaggctcagacacacacaaggatacacactctcagacacacacagggatacacactcagacacacactctcagacacacagagctaTCTGAGGTGTTTGAAGCTGTCCTGTCTTTGCTACTGTGGTGATAACCTCACGTGGTTCTGTGGTAGCACATGCACGTTAGCATTTGAATTAATGTCACAGTGTCACAAGGCAAATCCCACGTCAAATTAAGTAATTAGTCAGAAAACACAGTCATGCCAGCATAACGTTCGGCTCTTTGTGTTCTTACCTCTCCATGTTTCTGCGTTGGCCACAAAAATGAATCCGTTCACTGCCTGACACACCACCTGCACCTGAGGAGTCACAGTATAGCGAGGTCTGCCGGACTCgtgcgccccctgctggacaaaGAGCTTACTGTGCACCCTTAGCTGCTCTAGGCGtgccctctgcctctctgtgctgCACACAAGGCAGGACACTCATTCGTTAAGAAAACTGAGCAAGTTTCTACAgcaaaaccattttaaaaaagtaaaaaataaataaccccACCTGTTTGTTGAATATAAAGTGATGATGTTGAATCTTTGCTGTCCTTTGTACATAAAACTGATTCCAGATCCAACACCtaacataaataatttattttacacatgGACCACAATTCAGCCTGCACTCAGAACATGTGGGCAGATGAAAAAGACCCACGTGAGCACAGAGAAGTGAGGTGTGTGCGCACCGTCGATCTGACGCTGTGGTATCCCTGCCACAGGTAGCACGGCTGGCGTGTGCATCATGGACCTCATCAGGGACACGTCCAGCTGCTCCAGGCCTGGACCAAACATGGCGTAGCGTGGCTCTACTCCTGCCACCAGCGCTTGCAGGAAGGAGGCCACTGCCTCGTACGCTGGCCGCCGCTGGCGCCACTGCCTCCGACACTCTGGGCTGCATCGCAGGTACCTGAGGGGGACATGAACACGTAAAGAGGACGATATCTCAGAGGGGAGGACACCTACAGAGGGGACGAGATCTCAGAGGGAGGACACCTACAGAGGGGACGAGATCTCAGAGGGGAGGACACCTACAGAGGGGACAAGATCTCAGAGGGGAGGACACCTACAGAGGGGACGAGATCTCAGAGGGAGGACACCTACAGAGGGGACGAGATCTCAGAGGGAGGACACCTACAGAGGGGACAAGCTCTCGGAGGTAAAGAACTGTCAGGTCTGCAGCCATGTGAAAATTTCAGAGTAGTGCAGAAATACAATTCCAGAAATACAATTCCAATAACTGAGCGGGTCTTTATTACCACAGAACTGAAACACACCAAACGGACAGAAACGTAAATCACACACAGGAAACCAACAAGCTGTTTTACAAAGAATTCCCCCTTTTCCATTTTGAAGCACAAGCCATGATTGAACTGTTATGTCTCCACTAGCTTTACGGGCATGCTGGTGATGCCAAGACTCTGCAAGATTTGGCGTGCTCCACTCTAGTGACACTTACTCTGCCATGTAGTCGACCTGTGTGTCTCCACCCTCCGGTACAGCCGAGCCACTCTGGCCCGTCTGCGGAAGAGACAGATGATCCACAGATGACCAACCAGACATATCCCTGAGCAGGAAGTATCTCCACAGAAGCGGGTCCTGAACCATGGACCTCCAGTATCTATTAGTCCCACCCAGTCTGCAAAGATCTTGAGGAGACAGGTAGGTCATGATGAGGAATTGCAGGTCCACCTGCGGGGCAACACACACGTAATTCCTCGTGGCCTCACCGCAGTATCTTCATCAGCTATGAAAGGGCGACACAACTCAAGCGTCTTACCGGCAGCGTGTCCAGCAGGGCCCGGGTGGCGCTCTCGTCTGGCCGTGGCCCTGTCGCGCTCCTCCGGTCAGCACAGAGTCGGTCTCGTGCGCTGCGGAGGCTGCGCAGCACCACAGACTGACTCAGCGCGCGGGACCTATCGGACATGGCTCGGGATCTATATCGTCTCGCGGATGTAAGTCACATAAACTACCACAAATTCCAATTGCGGCTCAATGGGAGAGGCGTCTTCTCAATCAAATAAAATATCCTTCCAAGTGTCAGTAAAAGCTTCGGAGTTATGACGACTTTTTACGGCAAGTCCGAACGTATCGCGTATTTAGTAACTGACGTCACGGTGGTGCATTGTGGTTACTGTAGTCCCCTGGCCCCGCCTCTggactactaccaccaccactactacagAATTCTCAAAGCGAGGGGAAACCCGTCTTTGGGGGACTGGTGTGTAATTtggtagctagcgttagcctCTGTAAGCGCGTCAGTTTTGTGACTAAAGTATCGCGCTATGGGAAATCACATGACAGGTCGATTTCGTAAATGCGAATTAAATCTTTCTTAAAccaaaatttattttcaatgaagacataaaacaaacaaaaaaatgaaatacaattttgaatacAAGCAAAAACTTTAGAATTTTAAAGGTATACTATGAAAATATCAAAGTTCCCATCTCTGAACATTACAGCTTGTCAAAAAGGAAAGAGGCAACATTTAATAACTAAGCAAAAGATGCAGTATACAAATAtgatattaaaaagaaaacattccttACTCAAAAATGGCTGTGAATACTTCAGTCGTTAACACATCTGTACAACCCGCACTGATAACATGTCTTCTCACATTTAtaatgcaattaaaaataaataaattaaaataaaataaattaaaaattgcttttttttcctccacagcTGAAATATCTCTTTAAACAAATAGTTATTaatctttaatattttacatcGTATTTCTTACTCCACATCCTCAGGGAACACACATGCCCAACTAACAGTCTGGACTCTGGAAGATAAGTGCTTCTTAATaactttctgtttgtttgtgttggttgTTCAGCCGGTCGGTGGGTTTGTTTCTGTTAGCGTTAGACCTATGGGTGTTGGTGAGCAGGGACTCTGGCAGTGTTTACTGCAGGATGCTGAGGATTTCCTTGGCGTTCTCCGTGTTCCAGCCCTGGCCCTGGAGGGGGCCCTCACACGCCAGGACATACTTCCGCAGAATCTGAGCACCAATATCCCGGAAATGAAGCCTGTCCTCCTTGTGCGCTGCACTGTCCGTGCTGCAGTCCTCATATTTAACTGCCCAGAAGCACATCTCCCCAACGTACATCATGGTAAGCAAATGGGTGTCTGAGAAAATGCCTGAAAACAGGACGAGAGAGACCACAGCATCGTTTCGACTTTCATTACTGACAACATTTTGACAGCTTATTAAAAAATGCAATCAAAACATTTCTTAGCAAACTGCTCAAAAGAGACTGAACTTCATTGACAGTTGAAAATCAAAAACACTTAAAACCTACTAAGAGAGCTGGCAGACAAGGCAAACTGACATCCAAGTCATCATCGGGTTGGCGGCAGACATTTACCTTCTGCCAGGAAATTGGCCGTTGAAGAATCATGAAAAACTACTCCATCGTTCAGCTTCACAGAGCTTCTCACCTGTAGCATCCTCATAAGATACCGCACACCCTCCTGAAGACACTGGAGGGAAGGAGAAGGGAGAgtagagggagtgtgtgtgtgtgtctggtgaggtagtggaccagagccacactctgctgtgtgtgtgtgtgtgtgtgtgtgtgtgtgtgtgtgtgtgtgtgtgtgtgtgtatctggtgaggtagtggaccagagccccacactgctgtgtgtgtgtgtgtgtgtgtgtgtgtgtgtgtgtgtgtgtctggtgaggtagtggaccagagccccacactgctgtgtgtgtgtgtgtgtgtgtgtgtgcgtgtgtgtgtgtgtgtgtgtgtggtgaggtagtggaccagagccacactctactgtgtgtgtgtgtgtgtgtgtgtgtgtgtgtgtgtgtgtgtgtgtgtgtgtgtgtgtctggtgaggtagtggaccagagccacactctgctgtgtgtgtgtgtgtgtgtgtgtgtgtgtgtgtgtgtgtgtgtgtgtgtgtctggtgaggtagtggaccagagccacactctgctgtgtgtgtgtgtgtgtgtgtgtgtgtgtgtgtgtgtgtgtgtgtgtgtgtgtgtctggtgaggtagtggaccagagccacactctgctgtgtgtgtgtgtgtgtgtgtgtctggtgaggtagtggaccagagccacactctgctgtgtgtgtgtgtgtgtgtgtgtgtgtgtgtgtgtgtgtgtgtgtgtgtgtctggtgaggtagtggaccagagccacactctgctgtgtgtgtgtgtgtgtgtgtgtctggtgaggtagtggaccagagcgccacactgctgtgtgtgtgtgtgtgtgtgtgtgtgtgtgtgtctggtgaggtagtggaccagagccacaatctcctgtgtgtgtgtgtgtgtgtgtgtgtgtgtgtgtgtgtgtgtgtgtgtgtgtgtgtgtgtgtgtgtgtgtctggtgaggtagtggaccagagccacactctgctgtgtgtgtgtgtctggtgaggtagtggaccagagccacactctgctgtgtgtgtgtgtgtgtgtgtgtgtgtgtgtgtgtgtgtgtgtgtgtgtgtgtgtgtgtgtgtctggtgaggtagtggaccagagccacactctgctctgtgtgtgtgtgtgtgtgtgtgtgtctggtgaggtagtggaccagagcgccacactgctgtgtgtgtgtgtgtgtgtgtgtgtgtgtgtgtgtgtgtgtgtgtgtatggtgaggtagtggaccagagccacaatctgctgtgtgtgtgtgtgtgtgtgtgtgtgtgtgtgtgtgtgtgtgtgtatgtgtgtgtgtgtgtgtctggtgaggtagtggaccagagccacactctgctgtgtgtgtgtgtgtgtgtgtgtgtgtgtgtgtgtgtgtgtgtgtgtgtgtctggtgaggtagtggaccagagccacactctgctgtgtgtgtgtgtgtgtgtgtgtgtgtgtgtgtgtgtgtgtgtgtctggtgaggtagtggaccagagccccacactgctgtgtgtgtgtgtgtgtgtgtgtgtgtgtgtgtgtgtgtctggtgaggtagtggaccagagccacactctgctgtgtgtgtgtgtgtgtgtgtctggtgaggtagtggaccagagccacactctgctgtgtgtgtgtgtgtgtgtgtgtgtgtgtgtgtgtgtgtctggtgaggtagtggaccagagccacactctgctg
This window harbors:
- the fbxo4 gene encoding F-box only protein 4: MSDRSRALSQSVVLRSLRSARDRLCADRRSATGPRPDESATRALLDTLPVDLQFLIMTYLSPQDLCRLGGTNRYWRSMVQDPLLWRYFLLRDMSGWSSVDHLSLPQTGQSGSAVPEGGDTQVDYMAEYLRCSPECRRQWRQRRPAYEAVASFLQALVAGVEPRYAMFGPGLEQLDVSLMRSMMHTPAVLPVAGIPQRQIDGVGSGISFMYKGQQRFNIITLYSTNSTERQRARLEQLRVHSKLFVQQGAHESGRPRYTVTPQVQVVCQAVNGFIFVANAETWRAGAEEEIAQVQAMLQPTWGPASRPVLVLSCTSRDGRDRTPCVTVAHQLQLSLLHNPWMVQDTVAESLAGLLDGIDWLLKHSGIRI